Part of the Kitasatospora sp. NBC_01266 genome, GCGGTACTCACGGAAAGACAGAAGCCCCGTGGACGTGCAGAACAGAGTCGACGAGATCGTCGCCGTGGTCGAGAGCGCCCGTGCGATGCCCATGTCGGCCTCCTGTGTGGTGAACCGGGCCGAGCTGGTGGCGCTGCTGCAGGGGTTGCGCGAGGAACTGCCCGCCGAACTCGCCCAGGCCCAGTCGGTGATGGCCGACCACGAGCAGATGGTGGCGGACGCGCGCGGCGAGGCCGAGCGGATCATCCAGGGCGCGCACGCCGAGCGGGGCTCGCTGATCTCCGACACCGAGGTGGTCCGCCGGGCCCAGGCCCAGGCGGACCGGATCCTCGCCGAGGCGCGCGAGGAGGTCACCCTCAAGCGCCAGGAGGCGGACGACTACGTCGACAGCAAGCTGGCCAACTTCGAGGTGGTGCTCACCAAGACGCTCGGCGCCGTCGGCCGCGGCCGCGACAAGCTGCGCGGCGAGGGCGCCTACGGAGCCGAGGACGGCGAGGAGTTCCAGCCGACCGTCAGCCCCAGCCCCGAGGTCGACGAGTACGTGGACGCCAAGCTCGCCACCCTTCAGGCGGTACTCGGCGGCACCCTGGAGGCGGTCGGCCGGGGCCGCGACAAGCTGCTCGGCAAGGCCCCGATCGACGACCTGGGCGCCTACCTGGCCGCCGCCGACCAGGCCCAGCAGCAGAAGGACCGGGCCGAGGCGGTGGCCGCCGGCTTCGCCGCCGAGGACGACGAGGAGCAGCCCTGGTACCGGGAGGAGGTCCCGGTGCAGCAGAGCTGGCCGCAGGAGTCCCCGGTGGAGGCCGGCTGGCAGGCCGCTCCCGCTGAGGGCGCCGGCTTCGCGGCCCAGGCCGCGCCGGCCTACCCGGGCCAGGAGTACGCCGAGCCGAACGCGGTCCAGTACGCCACCGCCCAGCAGACCGGGTACCAGGACGCCTACGGCGGCGGCTACGACCCGGCGGCCGGCCACGTCGACCCGTACGCCGGCCAGTACTACCAGGGCCAGCAGCAGGGCGACCCGTACGCGGCGGGCTACTACCAGGAGCAGCAGCCGGCCGGCTACCCGCCCCAGCCCGGCTACGACCCCGGGTACTACCAGCAGCAGCCGACCCAGCCCGTCCAGGCGATCCAGCCGGCCTCACTGGACGAGACCAGCTTCTTCGACACCAGCATGATCGACATGACCAGGCTGCGGGAGCTCGGCGGCCGCTGAGCCCGGGGCCGGTCGGCGAAAGTTGGGCCTGGGCGCGCCGTCGGGTACGCTGACCACTCCGGCTCTCTGCCGCCGGATTGTTCGGCTGCCCGCGTTACCGCAGGTCGGGCCGGATCCCACAAGCAACAGATCAGTCGCGCCGCGCAGAGATGCGCCCGCCGCCAGGAAGCCAGGAACCGTGAACCGCCTCGACCACCGCGACCCGCTCGTGTTCGACACGCATGAGCTCGGCCGTCGCCCCGGCTCGCTGCGCACGGTCGAGCGGACCTTCGAGGCCCCCGAGGGCCTGGGCGTCGCGGAGGTGATCGGTGTCCCGACGGGCAGCGAGATCACGCTGGAGCTGCGCCTGGAGTCGGTGGTCGAGGGAGTGCTGGTCACCGGCACCGCCGAGGCCCACGTGACGGGTGAGTGCGCGCGCTGCCTGGAGCCGGTCGAGGACGACCTCGACGTGGACTTCCAGGAGCTGTACTACTACCCGGAGGCCGACGAGCGCGGTCGGAGCCGGAAGTCCACCGAGGACGAGCAGTCCGAGGAGGACGAGGAAGAGACTTACCGGTTGGAGGGCGATTTCTTCGACCTCGAACCGGTGCTGCGTGACGCGGTGGTGCTCGCACTGCCGCTGCAGCCGGTGTGCCAGGACGACTGCCTGGGCCTGTGCTCCGAATGCGGAGCGCGACTCAGCGACGACCCGGACCACCACCACGATGCCGCCGACCCCCGGTGGGCGGCACTGCAGGGACTCTCCGCCGCCCCCGGCGACGAGGGTGACGAGAACAAGGACAGCGACACCCGTGAGGGTCTCGCCGAGAACCAGGAGAAGTAGCCGTGGCTGTTCCGAAGCGGAAGATGTCGCGCAGCAACACGCGCCACCGCCGTAGCAACTGGAAGGCCGTCGTCCCGGCCCTCGTGGCGTGCGACCGCTGCCACGAGCCGAAGCTGGGTCACATCGCGTGCCCGAGCTGCGGCACGTACAACCGTCGCCAGGTCCTCTCGGTCTGATCGGCGGGGTGGACGGATCGATGTCGGACGCTCACTCCTCCCGCAAGTCGGGTCCCCGTAAAAGCGGGGGTGAACCGGGCGGCGGGCCGGCTTCGACCGCATACGACGTCCTGGAAGGGCGCCTCGGGTTCCAACTCGAGCGCGCCCTTCTGGTACGTGCCCTGACGCACCGCTCGTTCGCCTACGAGAACGGCGGCCTGCCCACCAACGAGCGCCTGGAGTTCCTCGGCGACTCGGTGCTGGGCCTGGTGGTGACCGACACCCTCTACCGCATCCACCCGGATGTGCCGGAGGGCACGCTCGCCAAGCTGCGGGCCGCGGTGGTCAACTCCCGCGCGCTCGCCGAGGTGGGGCGCGGCCTGGAACTGGGCACCTTCATCCGGCTCGGCAAGGGCGAGGAAGGCACCGGTGGCCGTGACAAGTCCTCGATCCTCGCGGACACCGTCGAGGCCGTGATCGGCGCCATCTATCTCGACCAGGGTCTGGAGTCGGCGACCGAGTTCGTGCACCGCCTCTTCGACCCGCTGATCGCGGAGTCCTCCCAGCTGGGTGCCGGTCTCGACTGGAAGACCAGCCTGCAGGAACTCACCGCGGCGGTCGGGATCGGCGTGCCCGAGTATGTGGTCGAAGAGTCCGGCCCGGACCACGAGAAGACCTTCAACGCGGCTGCCCGGGTGGCTGGCGAGGTCTTCGGCAGCGGCACCGGACGCTCGAAGAAGGAAGCCGAGCAGAAGGCCGCCGAGAGCGCCTGGCGGGCGATCAAGGCCAAGCACGGCGACAACCCCGCCGCTCCGGCCGCTTAGGCACCGGATCCAGGAGGCCCAGCCGTGCCCGAACTTCCCGAAGTCGAGGTGGTCCGGCGCGGTCTGGCCCGCTGGGTGAGCGGTCGCACCGTCGCCGCGGCCGAGGTGCTGCACCCGCGCGCGGTGCGCCGCCAGGCCGCCGGCGGCGCGGACTTCGCCGCCCGGCTCGCCGGGGTCACGCTCGGCGAGGCCCGGCGGCGCGGCAAGTACCTCTGGGTGCCGTTCGAGGACGGCGGTTTCGGGCTGCTCGGCCACCTCGGGATGAGCGGTCAGCTGCTGGTGCAGGACCCGGCCACCCCCGACGAGACCCATCTGCGGGTCCGATTGCGGTTCACCGACGGCGGGCGCGAGCTGCGCTTCGTCGACCAGCGCACCTTCGGCCACCTCGCGGTGGAGGAGCTGGACACCGACGGGCTGCCCCACTCGCTGGCGCACATCGCCCGGGACCCGCTCGACCCGCGCTTCGACGACGCCCGCTTCCTCACCGCGCTGCGCGCCAAGCGCACCACGGTCAAGCGCGCGCTGCTCGACCAGAGCCTGATCAGCGGGGTCGGCAACATCTACGCCGACGAGGCGCTGTGGCGCTCCAAGCTGCACTACGACCGCCCCACCGACACCCTCACCCGCCCGCTGGGGCAGCTGCTGCTGGCGAACGCGCGCGAGGTGATGACGGCCGCGCTGGCGGTCGGCGGCACCAGCTTCGACAGCCTCTACGTCAATGTGAACGGTGAGAGCGGCTACTTCTCCCGGTCGCTGGACGCCTACGGCCGCGAGGGCGAGCCGTGCTACCGCTGCGGCACCCCGATCCGGCGGGCCGCCTGGATGAACCGCTCCAGCTACTTCTGCCCGCGTTGCCAGCGGGTGCCGCGCCAGCGGGCCGACTAGGACCTGGCCGGTAGTTCAGCGGTCCGCCAGTTCGCGCCGGCTCAGTGCGCGGCGGCCTGGTGTTCGCGCGCCTCCACCTGGAGGGCGCCCTCGCCCTCGCCGTAGTGCGCCACCGCGACCGCGCCGGCCACCGCGAGCACGAAGCCCAGCAGGCCCAGCCAGCCCAGTCCGGCCCGGGTCGCGTCGCCCAGCCAGAGCACCCCGACGATCCCGGGGACCACCGTCTCGCCCACCACCAGGGCGGCGGTGGCGCCGTTGACCGAGCCGATCTGCAGCGCCACCGTGTGCAGGTACATCCCGCCCAGGCCGCCGATCAGGATCGCGTACAGCGCGGGGTCGCTGACCAACTGGCCGACGTTGAAGGGGTCCACGCCGTTCAGCACCCGCACCCCGATGCCGAGCGCGCCGAAGCCGAGGCCGGAGAGCAGGCCGGCCACGATCGCCCCCTTGGTGCCGAGCCGCCGCACCAGCAGCGAGCCGCCGCCGATCACCGCGATGGAGATCAGCAGCAGCCACCAGTGGGTGGCGATCGGTACGGTGCCGGTGCCTTCGTGTCCGGCGGCGATCGCGAGCAGCACCAGCGCGCCGCAGACCACGCCGATCGCGGTCCACTCCGGGCGCTTGAGCCGCACGCCGAGCAGCTTGATGCTGCACAGCGCGGTGATCACCAGGTTGGCGCTGATCACCGTCTGGCAGAGGAAGAGCGGCAGCAGCCGGGCGGAGAGCGCGCCGAGCAGGAAGCCGACGAAGTCGAGCACCGTGCCGAGGATGAACTCCCAGGTGACCACGGCCTTGGCGGTGGAACCCAGGCTCGGCCCGCCGTGCTCGGTGACCTGGGTCTTCGCGGCACCCGCCGACTCGGCCCGGCCCTCCTCGCGGGCCGAGCGGCGCGAACCGACGGCTTGCAGCACCGAACCGACGCCGTAGCAGGTGGAGGCCGCGACGGCGGTCACCAGGCCGATGATCACAGGAACTCCGATCGGGGCGCGCGGCGCGCGAAGGGCGGGATGGGTCCCACTATGCCTTGTGGGACAGGGCGCGGTGAAACCCTGTCCCGTCCGACGGACCTGGTCAGTCGACGCAGGGGATGCCGCCCATCTTCACCGCGGGCCCCTGCATCGGCAGGTCGGCCGCCGGGTCGGGGCCGCCGGGGGCGGCGGGGGTGGACGGCGCGGCGGTGGCCGTCGAGCCGGGCGGGGTGAAGGCGGCGCCCAGGGTCAGTTGGACGTGGCCGGCCTTGACCGCGGAACTCGCCGTGGCGGTGACGCCGTAGCGGGCCGCCACCTGGTCGGCGGCGTCCTTCGCGCCGGTGCCGTAGGTCACCGTGGTCCGGCTCTGCCGGGGGCCCTGGACCGCGCGGCCCTCGGTGAAGCCGAGCGCGGCCAGCGCCTTGGCCTCGCTCTCGGCGGCGTGCGGGACGGTGGAGGTGTTGGTCACGTCGACCGTCCCGCTCGGCTTGGCCCCCTGGTCGGGGGCCGGGCTCGGGGCGGCGGGCGACTGGGGGCCCGGCGCGGTCGTGGCGGGGGCCTGGTTCGCGCTGTCCACGGTGGTGCCGGCGGGCAGCGGGTCGTGTCCGATCAGCTGCTGGACGATCCGCTTGATCTGCACCGGGTCGACCTTGTTCACGTCCTGCCCGTTGATCGTCGCGAAGCCGGCGATCGGCAGCGTGTTGGCCTCGACGTGGCCGCCCGAGAGGTTGGGCGCCTGCTGGGCGAAGTCCAGCACGTTCCACCGGTCGTCGGTCACCACGTCCTTCTTGACCACGCCGAGCAACTGCTGCATCTTGCCCAGGTCGCCGACCACGCCCTGGTCCTTGAGCTTCTTCACCACCGAGGCGATGAAGGCCTGCTGGCGATGGGTGCGGTCGAAGTCGCCGTTGGTCAGGTTGTGCCGCTGGCGGACGAAGGAGAGCGCCTGGGAGGCGTTGAGCGTGTTGAGCCCGGCGTGGAAGTCGGCACCGGAGCCCTGGCCCGCCATCGCCGGGTCCTTGGTGTCGCGGTTGAGGCAGACCGTGATCGGCTGCACCGCCTTGGCGATGTCGTAGAAGCCGAGCAGGTTGACCTCGGCGAAGTGGTCGATCGGCACCCCGAGGAAACTCTGCACGGTGGCCAGCGTCGCCTTGCGGCCGGCCTCCCGCCCCTGCCGCTCCAGGTCGGCCTTGCTCAGGCCCTTGCCCGCCAGCTTGGCCTCGGCAGCCGCCTTGGCGATGCCGTAGGCCTCCTTGATCTTGTGCATCCTGCCGTCCGCGCCGACCGTCTGGACGTAGTCGTCGCGCGGGATGGAGAGCGCGGTGACCTGTCCGCCGTTGGCCGGGATGTGCATCAGCATCAGGGTGTTGGTGTTGTAGCCGCCGACCTCGCTGCTGGAGCCGGCGTGCAGCTCGTCCTGGACGAACTCGCCCGGCAGGTCGTTGCCGTCCATGTCCTTGCGGCTGTCCAGGCCGATCAGCAGCAGGTTCACCGAGTTGTCCAGGTGCGGCGGGGCGCCGTTCCTGATCTCGTCCAGCGCACTGGAGGTGGTCATGTTGCTGGACAGCGCGTGCACCGCGTACCAGGTGAAGCCGCAGGTGCAGAGCACCGCGAGCGAGGTGACGCAGGCCATCGCGCGGCCGGCGACCAGCAGCGGCGAGCGCCGCCGGGGCCTGGGCTTGCCGGGGCGGGCAGCGCCGGCCCGGCGGTCGGGGCTGGGCCGGTCAGCCACGGCGGCTCCTCTTCTGCTGCTCCGGACGCTGGTTGCGCTCCAGGACGATCCGCGCCGCGATCACCAGCACCGCGCCCGCCAGCGCCCAGCCCATCACCGGAAAGCTGTGCACGGCCCACTTGGCGGCGCCGGTGGCCAGCGCTTTCGTGTCGGCGTACTTCTCCCGGTCGGCGAGCAGTTCGGCGCCGGCCGTGCAGCCGAGCACCACCGGGGCGACGGCGGTGAGCACCCACCACCAGCCGGCCCGGGTGGCCAGCCAGGCGGCGGCGGCCGTGCCGAGCACGGTCAGCACCGCGAAGACCCCGCCGGGCGCGGAGCCGAGCAACTCGTCGGTGAACGCGCCGATCACCGGCAGGCCGAGCGCCGCCAGCACGGTGGCGCCCGGGTTGGGGCGACGGGTACGGGTGCGCGAGCCGGTCCGCGACCGGCCGGCCGCCCGCCCGGCCGAGGCCTGGCCCGCACCGGGCGGCGGCGCGTCCGGTCCGCGCCGCGGGGCCGGCAGCTGGGCGCCGCGGGCTCGGCTCCGGGGCCGCAGCTGGTCGCTCGTGGGCGTGCTCGCCCGTTGGCCTGCCATGTCCCCTACCTCGTCCGGTCGGCCGGTGTCGCCGGCGGTCGCCGGCCTGTGACAGTTGCGCAATCTAGCAAGCGTTGGGACGACTTCGGGCCTGTCGGCGGTTCCCCGACTCCCGCTACGTAACGCTTGCGTAAGAGAATAAGTTTTGATGTGACTTTGAATCCTACTTGGTTGACATGGTAACCATCATGGGGTTCCGAACAGTTGGCGGCTCGCAGGCCGCCGTGCGGCCCGGCGGCGGTGCATCCGCTCCCAGCTGGTCCGATGAGCCGACCGGTAGCGTCTGGTTCATGAGAATCGTTCTTCACCGTTCCCGGGCGGCCGGGCCGGGCGCGGTCCTGGCGATACTGCTCGGACTGCTCCTGCTGCTGGCCCCCGGCGCCGCCGTCGCCGCGGGCGGGCTCGACGACGCGTCCGCGGCACTCAAGCAGGGCAAGGTCTATGTCGATCCGGCGATGACCGGTCAGTTCTCCCAGGCCCAGGCCGACGCCCTGACCAAGACGATCAAGGACGCCGACAAGCCGATCCTGGTCGCCGTCGTACCGGCCACCAGCCAGTACCCGGCCGCCACGGTCATCGCCGATCTGCGCACCAAGGCCGGCGTCACCGGGGTCTACGCCGTCTGGCGCGGCACCCAGTTCGCCGTCCGCACCGACGGCGCCGCGCTGAACGAGCTGACCGCCCGCAACTACGCGCAGGCCGCGTTCGATTCCCACCACGGTGATATCAACGCGACGTTGACCGATTTCGTCACCAGTGCCGCGCCGAAGGTACGGGGCCACGCGCCCGGTTCGGGCGGTTCCGGGATCAGCGCCGCGCTGATCGTGGTCCCGCTGGCGATCCTGGCGCTGGTCGGCGTCGGCGGCTTCCTGCTGGTCCGCCGGGCCCGCAAGCGCCGGGAGGAGCAGTTGGCGGCCGAGTTGCGGGCGCTGCGCACCGTGGTCGACGAGGACATCACCGCCTTCGGTGAGGAGTTGGAGCGTCTGGACTTCACGCCGGGCGCCCCCGGCGCGGACGACGCGCAGCGCGCCGACTACGAGCACGCGCTGGACGCCTATGAGCGGGCCAAGCGCACCATGGATGAAGCCCAGCGCCCCGAGGACGTCAAGGCGGTCACCGAGGCGCTGGAGGACGGCCGCTTCTCGCTCGCCACCCTGGCCGCCCGGCGCGCGGGCCGGCCGCTGCCGGAGCGCCGCCCGCCGTGCTTCTTCGACCCGCGGCACGGCCCCTCGGTCCAGGACGCCGACTGGGCGCCGGCGGGTGGCGCCACCCGCTCGGTGCCGGTCTGCGCGGCCGACGCGCAGCGCCTGGCCACCGGCCTCGACCCGGCGATCCGCACCGTGCAGACCGACCAGGGCCCGCAGCCGTACTGGAACGCCGGCCCGGCCTACGGTCCTTGGGCGGGCGGCTACTTCGACAGCTACGGTTCGGGGCTGCTGCCGGGCCTGCTGGTCGGCACCATGCTCGGCTCGGTCTTCTCCGGCCCCGGCGGCTGGTCCGACGGCGGCTACCCCGGGGGCGGCGGCTTCGACGGCGGCTTCCCCGGCGGTGCTGAGCAGTACCAGGGCGGCGACTTCTCCGGGGGCGACTTCAACCCGGCCGACTTCGGCGGCTTCAACGGCGGGGACTTCGGCGGCGGCGGAGATTCCGGCGGTGGGGACTTCGGTGGCGGGGACTTCGACGGTGGGGACTTCTCCGGCGGCGGCGACTGGTAAGGCGCCCACCCCCGGCCCCGGGCCGGGCCCGTTCCCTCGGGAGCGGGCCCGGCCTGCTTGGTTCGAGAATGGAACTGCCTGTGGCAGGCTGATTTCGTGACCACTGCCAGCACAGCCGGCCCCGGCGCCGGCAAGTCGACCGGCCGCCCCTGCTCGATCGCCGCCGCCCTGCAGATCCTCGGCGAGAAGTGGGCGCTGCTGGCCGTGCGCGAGCTCTTCTACGGCAACCACCGCTTCGACCGGATCGCGCGCAACACCGGCGCCCCGCGTGACCGGCTCACCGCCCGGCTGCGCGCGCTGGAGGAGGCCGGCGTGATCGAGCGGCGGCTCTACCAGGAGCGGCCGGCGCGCTACGAGTACCACCTGACCCGGGCCGGCCGGGAGCTGGCCCCGGTCACCCAGGCGCTGCTGGCCTGGGGCGACCGCTGGGCGGTCGAGGAGCCGCCGGTCACCCTGCGCCACCACGGCGCCGGCCACCCGGAGCACCGGCTCGACGCGGCCTGGGTCTGCCGGGAGTGCGGCGAGGAGGTCGCCCAGCCCGGTGTCACGCTGGACATCCACACTCCTGGCTGGGAGCGCTCGGGGCCGGTCGACTAGACCGGCCGACCCGACGTCGTAGGGTCGAGGGATGCACGACGAAGACGTACGGGCCACCATCTGGGTGCGCGGCACCGTCCAGCAGGTCGGCTTCCGCTGGTGGACCCGGGCCCGCGCGCTGGAGATCGGACTGAGCGGCTACGCGAGCAACCTGGGCGACGGCCGGGTCCAGGTGGTCGCCGAGGGCCCGCACGCCGACTGCGAGCTGCTGCTCGCGCTGCTCCGCGGCCCGGACACCCCCGGCCGGGTGACCGGGGTGACCGAGATCTGGAGCGCCACGGGTACGGGGTACGACGGCTTCGCGATCCGCTGAGCGGACCTGCGCAAGCCCGCACCGGGACCTGCGCTCAGGGGGGACCGGTCGGGGCCACGGTGGTTGCCAACTCCGTCCACTCGTGGTTAACTCCGCATCGTGCAGTGATCCACCCGACGTTGGGTGGTGTCACCCGCGGCCTGTGGCGTGAGTCGACCGCCATGCAGGTGACAGCGGCGCCGTAGCACGCGGTGATCGTGTTGACCCGTAGGGTCTTTGGTGAGACGCTGGAAGCCCGCGCACGCGACCGTGATTTCGGGCAGGGCCATGCCCTGTGGCCGTACATCCACAGTGCCTGACCTGGCTGGCAAGCCGGCTGCCCGGCTTTTGCGAGCGCGCGCGTCAACCCCTTCCCCTCGACCTGTACCGTACCGGTTCGGTCACTCAGCGTGGAGGACCATACATCATGGCAAAGGCGCTTCTCGGGTACGTCGGCGGTCCCGACCCGCGAATGCTGTCCGAGATGCGGCGGCTTCAGCAGCGCGTCCAGGACCTGGAAGCCGAACTTGTTCGGATGCAGGCCGAGAACGACGCACTGGTCGCTGTCGCCGACGAGCACTCCTTGCTCGACAGCATCGGCCTCGGACAGCGGGAGCCCGCACTCACCTGAAGCACAACCCAATCGACCGGCCTGTGACCGGCCGATTTTGCCGCGCGCGGATGTTTTCCGCTTCGCCTCGGGCACCTCTGCCGATCAGCTGACCGCTGATCGGAATGGGCGCCCGGCGGTGGGACGCGATCATCGGGGACGCCCTCACCGGCGTCCCTTCGTCGTTCCTTCCTGCTCACGTTCTGTTTGTCCGATGCTGCCCACGGCCCGCCCTCCCGAAACCGGCGCGTCGGACGGATACAGTCGAACGCTGTGCACCTCAAGAGTCTGACCCTGCGCGGCTTCAAGTCCTTCGCCTCGGCCACCACCCTGCGCTTCGAGCCGGGCATCACCTGTGTGGTCGGCCCGAACGGCTCCGGCAAGTCCAACGTGGTCGACGCGCTGTCCTGGGTGATGGGCGAGCAGGGGGTCAAGTCGCTGCGCGGCGGCAAGATGGAGGACGTCATCTTCGCCGGGACCAGCGGGCGGGCCCCACTGGGCCGGGCCGAGGTCAGTCTGACCATCGACAACAGCGACGGCGCCCTGCCGATCGACTACGCCGAGGTGACCATCACCCGGACGATGTTCCGCAACGGCGGCAGCGAGTACGCGCTGAACGGCGACACCTGCCGGTTGCTCGACATCCAGGAGCTGCTCTCCGACTCCGGCATCGGCCGCGAGATGCACGTGATCGTCGGCCAGGGCCGACTGGACTCCGTGCTGCACGCCGACCCGATGGGCCGCCGCGCCTTCATCGAGGAGGCCGCCGGGGTGCTCAAGCACCGTAAGCGCAAGGAGAAGGCGCTGC contains:
- a CDS encoding ATP synthase F0 subunit B, whose protein sequence is MQNRVDEIVAVVESARAMPMSASCVVNRAELVALLQGLREELPAELAQAQSVMADHEQMVADARGEAERIIQGAHAERGSLISDTEVVRRAQAQADRILAEAREEVTLKRQEADDYVDSKLANFEVVLTKTLGAVGRGRDKLRGEGAYGAEDGEEFQPTVSPSPEVDEYVDAKLATLQAVLGGTLEAVGRGRDKLLGKAPIDDLGAYLAAADQAQQQKDRAEAVAAGFAAEDDEEQPWYREEVPVQQSWPQESPVEAGWQAAPAEGAGFAAQAAPAYPGQEYAEPNAVQYATAQQTGYQDAYGGGYDPAAGHVDPYAGQYYQGQQQGDPYAAGYYQEQQPAGYPPQPGYDPGYYQQQPTQPVQAIQPASLDETSFFDTSMIDMTRLRELGGR
- a CDS encoding acylphosphatase; the protein is MHDEDVRATIWVRGTVQQVGFRWWTRARALEIGLSGYASNLGDGRVQVVAEGPHADCELLLALLRGPDTPGRVTGVTEIWSATGTGYDGFAIR
- a CDS encoding DUF6542 domain-containing protein is translated as MAGQRASTPTSDQLRPRSRARGAQLPAPRRGPDAPPPGAGQASAGRAAGRSRTGSRTRTRRPNPGATVLAALGLPVIGAFTDELLGSAPGGVFAVLTVLGTAAAAWLATRAGWWWVLTAVAPVVLGCTAGAELLADREKYADTKALATGAAKWAVHSFPVMGWALAGAVLVIAARIVLERNQRPEQQKRSRRG
- a CDS encoding EGFR-like transmembrane domain-containing protein, yielding MRIVLHRSRAAGPGAVLAILLGLLLLLAPGAAVAAGGLDDASAALKQGKVYVDPAMTGQFSQAQADALTKTIKDADKPILVAVVPATSQYPAATVIADLRTKAGVTGVYAVWRGTQFAVRTDGAALNELTARNYAQAAFDSHHGDINATLTDFVTSAAPKVRGHAPGSGGSGISAALIVVPLAILALVGVGGFLLVRRARKRREEQLAAELRALRTVVDEDITAFGEELERLDFTPGAPGADDAQRADYEHALDAYERAKRTMDEAQRPEDVKAVTEALEDGRFSLATLAARRAGRPLPERRPPCFFDPRHGPSVQDADWAPAGGATRSVPVCAADAQRLATGLDPAIRTVQTDQGPQPYWNAGPAYGPWAGGYFDSYGSGLLPGLLVGTMLGSVFSGPGGWSDGGYPGGGGFDGGFPGGAEQYQGGDFSGGDFNPADFGGFNGGDFGGGGDSGGGDFGGGDFDGGDFSGGGDW
- a CDS encoding YceD family protein — encoded protein: MNRLDHRDPLVFDTHELGRRPGSLRTVERTFEAPEGLGVAEVIGVPTGSEITLELRLESVVEGVLVTGTAEAHVTGECARCLEPVEDDLDVDFQELYYYPEADERGRSRKSTEDEQSEEDEEETYRLEGDFFDLEPVLRDAVVLALPLQPVCQDDCLGLCSECGARLSDDPDHHHDAADPRWAALQGLSAAPGDEGDENKDSDTREGLAENQEK
- a CDS encoding LCP family protein, with translation MADRPSPDRRAGAARPGKPRPRRRSPLLVAGRAMACVTSLAVLCTCGFTWYAVHALSSNMTTSSALDEIRNGAPPHLDNSVNLLLIGLDSRKDMDGNDLPGEFVQDELHAGSSSEVGGYNTNTLMLMHIPANGGQVTALSIPRDDYVQTVGADGRMHKIKEAYGIAKAAAEAKLAGKGLSKADLERQGREAGRKATLATVQSFLGVPIDHFAEVNLLGFYDIAKAVQPITVCLNRDTKDPAMAGQGSGADFHAGLNTLNASQALSFVRQRHNLTNGDFDRTHRQQAFIASVVKKLKDQGVVGDLGKMQQLLGVVKKDVVTDDRWNVLDFAQQAPNLSGGHVEANTLPIAGFATINGQDVNKVDPVQIKRIVQQLIGHDPLPAGTTVDSANQAPATTAPGPQSPAAPSPAPDQGAKPSGTVDVTNTSTVPHAAESEAKALAALGFTEGRAVQGPRQSRTTVTYGTGAKDAADQVAARYGVTATASSAVKAGHVQLTLGAAFTPPGSTATAAPSTPAAPGGPDPAADLPMQGPAVKMGGIPCVD
- the rnc gene encoding ribonuclease III; protein product: MSDAHSSRKSGPRKSGGEPGGGPASTAYDVLEGRLGFQLERALLVRALTHRSFAYENGGLPTNERLEFLGDSVLGLVVTDTLYRIHPDVPEGTLAKLRAAVVNSRALAEVGRGLELGTFIRLGKGEEGTGGRDKSSILADTVEAVIGAIYLDQGLESATEFVHRLFDPLIAESSQLGAGLDWKTSLQELTAAVGIGVPEYVVEESGPDHEKTFNAAARVAGEVFGSGTGRSKKEAEQKAAESAWRAIKAKHGDNPAAPAA
- a CDS encoding winged helix-turn-helix transcriptional regulator, translating into MTTASTAGPGAGKSTGRPCSIAAALQILGEKWALLAVRELFYGNHRFDRIARNTGAPRDRLTARLRALEEAGVIERRLYQERPARYEYHLTRAGRELAPVTQALLAWGDRWAVEEPPVTLRHHGAGHPEHRLDAAWVCRECGEEVAQPGVTLDIHTPGWERSGPVD
- the mutM gene encoding bifunctional DNA-formamidopyrimidine glycosylase/DNA-(apurinic or apyrimidinic site) lyase, producing MPELPEVEVVRRGLARWVSGRTVAAAEVLHPRAVRRQAAGGADFAARLAGVTLGEARRRGKYLWVPFEDGGFGLLGHLGMSGQLLVQDPATPDETHLRVRLRFTDGGRELRFVDQRTFGHLAVEELDTDGLPHSLAHIARDPLDPRFDDARFLTALRAKRTTVKRALLDQSLISGVGNIYADEALWRSKLHYDRPTDTLTRPLGQLLLANAREVMTAALAVGGTSFDSLYVNVNGESGYFSRSLDAYGREGEPCYRCGTPIRRAAWMNRSSYFCPRCQRVPRQRAD
- the rpmF gene encoding 50S ribosomal protein L32 — encoded protein: MAVPKRKMSRSNTRHRRSNWKAVVPALVACDRCHEPKLGHIACPSCGTYNRRQVLSV